The sequence below is a genomic window from Nostoc flagelliforme CCNUN1.
ATCGCTTCAAATGCTGAAGACATAGTATTAGCTGTGTACATCCCGCCACAAGAACCCGCACCAGGACAAGCACGGCGTTCTACTTCCATCAGTTCGGTGTCGTCAATTTTACCAGCACTGTATTCACCCACAGCCTCAAAGGAACTCACAAGAGTCAAATCGCGACCCTGGTAGTGTCCGGGTTTAATTGTCCCACCGTAAACAAAGATAGCCGGGATATTCATCCGTGCCATTGCAATCATTGCCCCTGGCATATTTTTATCACAGCCACCGATGGCAATCACACTATCCATACTCTGACCATTACAGGCTGTTTCAATGGAGTCAGCAATCACTTCTCGTGACACTAGGGAATATTTCATCCCCTCAGTTCCCATCGAAATCCCATCGCTAATAGTAATTGTGCCGAACATTTGCGGCATTGCCCCAGCTAGTTTAATGCCAGCTTCAGCTATGAGTGCTAATTGATTAATCCCCATGTTACAGGGAGTGATAGTGCTGTAGGCATTAGCCACACCCACAATTGCTTTGTTAAAGTCTTCATCCTGAAAACCTACTGCACGTAGCATAGCCCGATTTGGCGATCGCTGCACTCCTTGTGTGACAACTTTACTTCTAAAATTCTCTGACGAAATTGTTTTTTCATCCATTGCTTTGGCCTGGCTCAAATCTTTGTAAGAGTATGATATGTAGACTTTTTTAATATGTCCAATATATATTTGTTTAAAATTGAGACTTATAAACTATCAAAAATATGGAACTACGACACCTGCGCTACTTTATTGCTGTAGCTGAAGAACTACATTTCACTAAAGCTGCAGAAAGGCTGCATATAGCTCAACCGCCTCTGAGTCAACAAATTCAGCAACTAGAAGCAGAACTAGGAGTAAAACTTTTTGAACGCAAAACTAAGCGACAAGTACAACTTACAGAAGCTGGTAAGGTTTTCTTACAAGAGGCTTATCAACTACTGATGCAACTAGAAACAGCAGTGGCGCTAACTCAAAGGACTGGAAGAGGTGAAACAGGTCAACTCCGAATCGGATTTACTAGTTTGGTAATTTACGACCTATTACCCTTGATTTTGCAACAATTTCGCGAACAATTTCTGGAAGTAGAATTGGTATTACTGGAGTTAACTACAAGTAAACAGGAGCAAGCACTGAGAGATTCACTGATCCATGTGGGTTTTGCTCATCCACCTTTAGAAGATGACACATTATCTTATAAGTGCATTCACAGGGAAACTTTAGTTGTGGCTTTGTCCTCGACTCATTCATGGGCTGAAAAAGAACACATCTGTGTGCAATCACTCTTAAGTGAACCTTTGATCATGTTTCCCCGCTATTTAGCGCCAGGACTTTATGATCGCATCATGAGTCTTTTTCAGCAGAGAAACTTCAAACCTAACATTACTCAGGAGGCGATTCAAATGCAAACAATTATTGGACTAGTCTCGGCTGGAATGGGTGTGGCGATTATACCATCTTCTCTACAGAATCTTCAAAGGTCTGGTGTATTTTATCGTCCTATTCTTGAAGAAGTACCTGTAATAGAAACTGCTGTGATCTGGCAGCAAAACAATTTAACGCCTATTGTAGAGAATTTTTTACAATTTACTCAAAAAGCTATTAGTAAGTTTCAAGAAAGACAATAAGGGTAAATTGAATTTAAAGATTCGGACTGTCTGGCTTCCTTATGAGTGTAAATCTTGGGTATGTATGGCGACAACAGCAGAAGTATTTATTAACTTTATTTACAATGTTTTGGTTAAAAACTGGAGCATCTTTTGGATGTCATCGCCTAAAACCCTTTTATTTAGAAATTTATAGCTCAATTACGCACCCTCTAGCCCAAATATATTATTAGTTCTTGAGGTTATTGTGGCAGGGTAGCAGAACTATATTGCTATAATCTCGCCCACTATGACCTTGCTTTATAAATGCTCTCAGAAGGAGATTGGGATGAATACCGCTACACACGAAGTTGCTCTTGACTACACGAACACCGTCCAAACCGAGAAAACAGAAGAGATATCCCCAACCGGGCTCAATGAGCAGTACGATACTGCCACCATAATGGGCGGACTCTACGGCGACGGGATCATTGGGTTGAAAGGAGCGTTTGAGCCAACGTGGGCAGATCGCCTCGGTGAGGATATTGAAGTTCTCTTCTCAGAAGCGCTCGCGCGTCCTGGTGGGGCGGTGGGGCGAGGGCCTAACCGATACTACGTAGAAATTCACCCGGAGAGGATCAGGGGGTTTCTCGACCTCGTGACACATCCTTGGGTAGTGGCAGTGTCAACCGCTATTCTCTCTAAGGACTACAAAATCGTGGAGATTGGGTTCGATGTGCCTCTGACTGGCTCCATGAATCAGCCGTGGCACCGCGACTTTCCTGCGCCTGAAGCCACTCTGACAGGGCGCAGGCTCAACTCCCTTGCCTTCAACTTGACCACTGTGGACGTTGAAGAGGACATGGGGCCGTTCGAGATAGCACTCGGCACCCAGTGGGATCGACCAATCGGCTTCAAACACGAAATGTTTCCGCCCAAATCTCTCTACGGCCGATATCAGGAGCGCACCGTGAGGAAGATGCCGAAGCGTGGAGATATATCTGTTCGGTCAGCACTGACCATTCATCGGGGTACAGCTAACCAATCCCAAAAATCGCGGCCAGCGCTAGTGCTTGGTGTGGATGCTCCAGATGCCCGGAATGCAGAGCGGCATGATCTCCAGTTCACTCAGGCTTACTACAAGACTATCCCTGTAGAACACCGAAAGCACTTCGCCTGCCGAATCGTTGACGAACTAGAACCTATTGTACAAGCGCATACGATCGAAGGACTCGTTATGGGGGAGGCTTAATATGACCTGAGTTCAACTTAAAACACATTGTTAGCACATAAAGATTACTAGAACCTATCCCACTTGAAATCTCGGTCTTATAGCGATCGCCAAGCTGCACTATTTATTGCACAATCTGCTCGTACCTTGCTTTCTCAAGTACTCAACTTTAATGTGTGATACAGCTTCAAGGCTCAGTATACTGAGTAAAATTTAAGTCGGATTCCTCTAGCTATTTTCTCATCTAGAACTTAAAATAATCGTTAATACTGTTTGCGGGACTTTGGTGCGACTTCCGAACCTAGGATCTAAAGCTATCCTAGCTTGTCGTGTCGTCATTCCCCGAACAGTACCCCCTTCAAAATATGAAAGGGGTGTTGGGGAAGAAGTGATGCAATATTCTTCACTACACCCCACACCGAAATGGGACGCTTGATAAGCGTAAATCCCTGGTATTCTTGGCTTTTGGGTGCGGGGTTGCAAGTTCGGGTATGGGGAATTAAGAATGTGTTGCATTGCTTAACCTACTCGCATTCAATTTTCTTAAACACTACACCCCACACCCCATACCCTGTTTTCGGTCAAAAATGGACATTAATCGGGCGAACCAACATCAGCAGGTGGCAAGGGAAGATTTAGTCATGTTCATTAGACTTATCCGTAAATGGTAAACGCTGATGGTAAAAGGATTTCAGCGATTATATGGTCAGGTGCGATGCCTGCGGCGGGCTGCGCCTACGCTAGACTAAGTATACGCAAGAATAGGACTTTGAGCATAATTTTTGGCTAAATTATTACTTGAGAGCTAAAAATATCGGTAGAAATAAAATTTATTTTTTATCAAATTATTTAAATATTAATGGTTAGTAAAACCAAACAATTAAGCCGTAGTCTTACTAAGCCACAAACTGCCTTTAAAACCTGGCTATACTTCTGACGAGCTAAACGAAATTTCTCACTAGCAACTCGAAATATTTTTACTTTACCTATCAAATGCTCAACACCTATTCTTCTAGACGATAACTGCTGGTTTTCTTTTTTTTGTAATTCCGAAATCTCTTTCTTCCTCGGTTTTTTGTAAGGTGTGGTGATTGTTGGCTCTCCTATATAAGCTTTATCCCCAATAAATTTTGGTTCGGAATCAAATTTACCTCGTGTTTCTCGAAATAAGTTAATATCGCTTGTTTTTCCTAATTGTCCACAATATAAATGTCAACAATATCTTCTCCATTAGGCAACACAATGAACTGGTTTTTTAGAGTATGCATCTTAATATTCCGGAGTAGTACTGTTTTTGTTCTTGATAGTCTACAGGTCTTGCTATAGCTTGCTCTGCACTATCTACAATCAATTCATTTTCACAAAGGATTTTACACAATTCTTGATATTTCTGACTATCTTTTTCTACCTCTTCCATTTGAGAAGCTGGTAAGATATCTCTCAAAACCTTCACCCAATAATTAAACGCATCATTAGCTTTAGTCTTTGATATATCAAAGAACAAACCTAAAATATCAAAAGTTGGTTTTTGCCGGAGGTAAATTAGACATAAACAGACCCCTTCTCTCAGAGACATTTTTGGTTTCCGTCCACCGCCAGAAGCAATAATACGAACTTTGTTTTTTTCAATTTCTATTTGTTTCTGTTTATGTCGTTGTTCTGCCAACGCAACTAATGTAATAAACTGTTCATAGTTAATACCAATTAATCGTTTTGCTGACTGGGGATGTGATTCAATTTTTACTAAAGTATTTGTCATCATTGATACATTTATTTCTCTGTCACTGTATCATTTTCCCACAGACTTTGTTTTAAGGACATGTCTAACGTAGCCAGAAAAAATCAATTTATGACGACTGCTTACTATAAAAATTGAACAATACAATCTTTCATAATCTATGGAAAAAAAACTCAAGCTATTTGTTATAAGCGGATTGGTAGCGTTAATGTCTGGCGCTTCGGTTTTGTATAAATCTTTTGCCAAAAATCAAGCCTTACAGGCGAGCGCCAATCAACCACAAACATCAGTAGCTCAAGCAAACAGTACCACACCACCACAGTCTGCAATGACAGGATGGTTAGGTTTTGCAACTACAACAAACAAAAACGGCACATTTTTGCGTTTGCTGCCTGTGAATGCGGATGCCCAGGTTGCACTTTTCTCAGATGCATGGGATCAAGTCAAACCCGGTACATCTTTAGTTGGTCTCGCTGGAGGAATCAAACAACAGGTAAAATTTCGTCGTTCTCAAGAAGAACCTTTTGGTTGTAAAAATAATAAAACGAAAATGGCAACGTTTACCGCAGCTAAACGTTTTGCAGAAGGGCCTGTTTGGCTTTTACCCACGAACCTAGCCAAAGAAGCAAAATCGTTTACTTTGCAAGCGTTGAATTTATCTGAAGTTCCTACGAACGTATTACCTGTAAACAAACGCAAACCATCAGTTGCACGCGCTTGGAAGGCTGGGGGAGCAACTGTTGTGATGCAAAAACAAAGTAAAGACCAAGTGCGCTTAAGTATATTAATCAATTCTCGGATAGCTTACAATTCAGTGGAGAAAAAGTTAGATTTCCAAGATGACAACCCTGAGCCTGTTAAATTTCCTAAAATTGACGGTACACCAGGAATACCTTTTCCAATTGGCGCTTTTCAGGCTAACGCTAAATCAGCACCCATGATTGTATTTTGGCAACCTGGTTATGAAGGTCAAGCTTACAGCGTGCTTGCATCAGTGAAGGGCAAAATGCAAGAAGTAGATGGAAACACAATCTATTTCTGCGCTTTCTAGGAAAATATCCATAGATTACGCGTATCCCCTCAATACTTCGGGGGATGGATTTATTCAGTTACCCATGACCAACCAAAAGGATTGAAAGCACATTTTTCGCGAATAATAGTCGCCAAAGAGGGAATATTCGCAACCTGAGAAATGCGGTCACGGATATATTCAAAAAAGCTGATTCCCAACTGACGAGTAGTGACAACAAGAGACATGAAAGTATCAATCGCCTGAGTGTTGCATAAGTCCGAATAGCTTCTTCAGAAACTCCCGAAGTCAGACTAAGTAAATGGTAAACCTTTTCTTCTGCTAGTTCTCGAACGCGAAGTTTAACCATTGATATTAATAAAATTGTGAAAAATTTATTTAAGTAATATTTACTATTTAAGTGAAAATATACAAACAAAATTAAAAAGTATCTCAATAGTTAAGAATAATTTTATTATTTTGTTTCGTATATTAACTTACATGGTGGTTCAAGCGATCGCTCACCAGAACCCTATAGAGACGCGATATGTTTATCGTATTTAATATATCGCGTCTCTCAGTCTAATTACAAATTAGCTGCGTTAATCACTCCATAACCCCATTTCTCATCAAATGTACCTGGGGGTTTTCCGGGAATTGCACTATTTTTACGTAGCAAGTCTTTCACAGCAGCCGGATCAAGGTTAGGATCTCGCTGCAACAGCAGTGCCACTAACCCACTAACGAACGGTGTCGCCATACTCGTACCAGCCCGTACCACAAACTTGGAATTAATCATCGATGAGCGGTCAAAATTTGCATCGGCGGAAAGGGTGGAAATAATCATTGCTCCTGGTGCTGCTACATCCGGCTTTTGTCCATTATTCCGTAGTGGCCCTTCACTACTGAATTCCGAAATAGTATGCAATTCCAACCCCATTTCTTGCTCTTTGTTATCAATATCTGTGTACTTGGTTCTAGTAGTATAGGCGGCAACTGTAATTGCACTGCTAGCAGCTCCTGGTGAACCAATTTTTACCGCATCCTTGACACTTTTACCTGTAAAAAACACTGATGAACTGTCATCTAGAGTCCACACATTCAAACGTGTGTCAGTTGAAGAATTGTTGCGGACTCGCAGCTGCCAAATACCTTCCATGACTGGCGAGGGGTCAATACCGCGTATTTGCACAAAGAAATTATGGTCGCCGTTGGCTTGGTCTGGCGCTGGTGTCGCTAATTGCACCCGTGCATCTGGTAACTGATAATCTTGTGCGGCATTACCCTCAGTAATTATTTTTTGGAAGGGGGTGACAAAACCGTTAGGACTCCGCACAGACACTTCCAATTCGCTGTCTTTGGAATACCAACCGTTTAACCAAACTATGCTTATTTGATTCAAAGGAACATTAAAGCGCATACCACGAGTGCGTCCACTGGGTATCGTCGCTTCTCCATGAATGTTATAGTTTCCTTCGTTACCAGCAGCACAGCAAACAATTCTTCCAGGGCCAGTTTCGGCATTGATGACTTTGGATAAAGAATCACTACCATCATGGGCATCAGCATGTCCACCCAAGCTAAGATTTACCACTGCTGGGCGTCCCAATTCTCTAGCAACTCGGAAAATGTAACGCACAGCATCAGCAATGTGGGCATCCTGTAAATCTGACCTGACGACAACTAATTCCGCTTCTGGTGCTATACCGCCATAGCTAGCATCCGCACCGGCGGCAATTCCTGCAACGTGAGTACCATGACCACCAGTATCCTGAGAAATTGTCAGTTGCGCTCCCGTTAATTCAGCCCCATAGCCGCCCTCTGTGACTCCTGGCCCTGGCAGTGTTTGATCCCAAATGTGTAAAATTCGTCCAGCAAAGGCGGGGTGTTTCGGATCAATGCCACTGTCTATAATGCCGATAATTACTCCTTTACCAGTCAGTCCGGTTTTGTTCTGGAACTCCGGTAATTTGACTGTTCCCATTGCAGTGTCCATCCTCAAATGAAGTTTGCGTGATGGCTTAATCCGCTGAATCACATCTTCTTCAGATAAGACATCTAAACTCTCTATCGGTAAGAAAGCCGTCCGCACACTTCCAGAGTTTTGATTGACTTCAATATTATATTGTGATAGGTAACTTAAGTCTGCATCATGGTCGCAGTAGATAAAAACGACGCTCTTAGTGGGCTTGACTGGGCTTTTGTGGGCAATAATGCCAAGCGATCGCTTATGTGTAACTAAAGCTTGATCTCCTTCACTTTGATAGTCTCGAAATGCCAAAAGTAATCCGGGAGAAAGTTTTTCGTGCCTCATTTTTACCTCAAGCTAAATTTATTTAGAGACCATTTATAAAGTAAATCTTTAGACGGCTAGACGCCGTAACATAATACGAGTCATAACGGCATATATGGCAGCTTCGCTCATTTCAGTCAGACGTTCATAATCCTTACTCAAACGATGGTACAGGTTTTACCAACCGAATGTTCTTTCTACTACCCAACGCTTGGGTAAAACTTCAAATTCTTTATCAGTACGGCGGATGACCTCAACATGAGCTTGAATCATCAACCAAACAGCCAGCGCAAACTTATCGCCGTCATACCCCGAGTCAACCCATAAAACTTCAACTTTTTCCAATAATTCTGGGCGTTCTTCCACCAGCTCCATCAAGGCATAGGCTGCAAGCACTCTTTCAGGAGCGTTGCCTTCGCTCACAATCACTTTGAGCAATAGCCCAAGGCTATCAACGATTGTTTGGCGTTTTCTTCCTTTGA
It includes:
- a CDS encoding LysR family transcriptional regulator, yielding MELRHLRYFIAVAEELHFTKAAERLHIAQPPLSQQIQQLEAELGVKLFERKTKRQVQLTEAGKVFLQEAYQLLMQLETAVALTQRTGRGETGQLRIGFTSLVIYDLLPLILQQFREQFLEVELVLLELTTSKQEQALRDSLIHVGFAHPPLEDDTLSYKCIHRETLVVALSSTHSWAEKEHICVQSLLSEPLIMFPRYLAPGLYDRIMSLFQQRNFKPNITQEAIQMQTIIGLVSAGMGVAIIPSSLQNLQRSGVFYRPILEEVPVIETAVIWQQNNLTPIVENFLQFTQKAISKFQERQ
- a CDS encoding phytanoyl-CoA dioxygenase family protein; the protein is MNTATHEVALDYTNTVQTEKTEEISPTGLNEQYDTATIMGGLYGDGIIGLKGAFEPTWADRLGEDIEVLFSEALARPGGAVGRGPNRYYVEIHPERIRGFLDLVTHPWVVAVSTAILSKDYKIVEIGFDVPLTGSMNQPWHRDFPAPEATLTGRRLNSLAFNLTTVDVEEDMGPFEIALGTQWDRPIGFKHEMFPPKSLYGRYQERTVRKMPKRGDISVRSALTIHRGTANQSQKSRPALVLGVDAPDARNAERHDLQFTQAYYKTIPVEHRKHFACRIVDELEPIVQAHTIEGLVMGEA
- a CDS encoding transposase family protein; this translates as MNLFRETRGKFDSEPKFIGDKAYIGEPTITTPYKKPRKKEISELQKKENQQLSSRRIGVEHLIGKVKIFRVASEKFRLARQKYSQVLKAVCGLVRLRLNCLVLLTINI
- a CDS encoding helix-turn-helix domain-containing protein, whose translation is MMTNTLVKIESHPQSAKRLIGINYEQFITLVALAEQRHKQKQIEIEKNKVRIIASGGGRKPKMSLREGVCLCLIYLRQKPTFDILGLFFDISKTKANDAFNYWVKVLRDILPASQMEEVEKDSQKYQELCKILCENELIVDSAEQAIARPVDYQEQKQYYSGILRCIL
- a CDS encoding S8 family peptidase; its protein translation is MRHEKLSPGLLLAFRDYQSEGDQALVTHKRSLGIIAHKSPVKPTKSVVFIYCDHDADLSYLSQYNIEVNQNSGSVRTAFLPIESLDVLSEEDVIQRIKPSRKLHLRMDTAMGTVKLPEFQNKTGLTGKGVIIGIIDSGIDPKHPAFAGRILHIWDQTLPGPGVTEGGYGAELTGAQLTISQDTGGHGTHVAGIAAGADASYGGIAPEAELVVVRSDLQDAHIADAVRYIFRVARELGRPAVVNLSLGGHADAHDGSDSLSKVINAETGPGRIVCCAAGNEGNYNIHGEATIPSGRTRGMRFNVPLNQISIVWLNGWYSKDSELEVSVRSPNGFVTPFQKIITEGNAAQDYQLPDARVQLATPAPDQANGDHNFFVQIRGIDPSPVMEGIWQLRVRNNSSTDTRLNVWTLDDSSSVFFTGKSVKDAVKIGSPGAASSAITVAAYTTRTKYTDIDNKEQEMGLELHTISEFSSEGPLRNNGQKPDVAAPGAMIISTLSADANFDRSSMINSKFVVRAGTSMATPFVSGLVALLLQRDPNLDPAAVKDLLRKNSAIPGKPPGTFDEKWGYGVINAANL